Proteins encoded by one window of uncultured Draconibacterium sp.:
- a CDS encoding serine hydrolase, whose product MKKNVFFKGGIIVLALIAGVLLIAYSKSGNDKKTEKLKQQQSAQIKPMDGFPASTESQVTFMNASKHPYNKWAFRNMGIFPSLMVPRGGAVVNFPRNITTEFENNEFPGGNGQTVLEALIADDTDGIIVIKDGIVRYERYFGDFKENNLHFWASSTKSLTGMLTGILADKGILDLTKNVEDYLPEMKGSGFEGLTLQRVLNMTSALDFSEEYEDLQPGNVNYEYFRRVGMIPAFDLMALDPTTDETPRGNLGYIPNIKRDANKTPGEVYEYHSPNVDVIGLIIIRVMNQPLEELVSEHIWQKLGVEHDAQFMADVTFHAIATGGFSTTLRDFARFGYTVLNDGVFNGQQIIPKAFIEDTYALTPGEFMAGQRSVYRADAQASSYDRNLAGYKNFWWIHDSDKKIMTARGVYGQGIYIDKSNNMVIAHFGSAETASNATRESSKIKMEAFKYIAGNLK is encoded by the coding sequence ATGAAAAAGAATGTATTTTTTAAAGGAGGTATAATCGTATTGGCTCTTATAGCAGGTGTTCTGCTTATTGCTTATAGCAAATCAGGAAACGATAAAAAAACGGAAAAACTAAAGCAGCAGCAAAGTGCACAAATAAAACCAATGGATGGTTTTCCGGCAAGTACCGAATCGCAGGTAACATTTATGAATGCCTCTAAGCACCCCTATAATAAGTGGGCATTTCGTAATATGGGTATTTTCCCATCACTCATGGTTCCTCGTGGTGGTGCAGTGGTTAATTTCCCACGTAACATTACTACTGAATTTGAGAACAACGAGTTTCCGGGCGGTAACGGTCAAACCGTACTTGAAGCATTAATTGCCGACGATACCGATGGTATAATTGTGATAAAAGACGGAATTGTGAGGTATGAGAGGTACTTCGGTGATTTTAAGGAGAACAACCTGCATTTTTGGGCTTCATCAACCAAATCGCTTACCGGTATGTTAACAGGTATTCTTGCTGATAAAGGGATATTGGATTTGACCAAAAATGTGGAAGATTATCTTCCTGAAATGAAAGGTAGCGGATTTGAAGGTCTCACCCTGCAGCGTGTTTTAAATATGACGAGTGCGCTTGATTTCTCGGAGGAGTATGAAGATTTACAACCCGGCAATGTGAATTATGAATATTTTCGTCGGGTAGGAATGATCCCGGCTTTTGATTTAATGGCTTTAGATCCAACCACTGATGAAACTCCCAGGGGGAATTTAGGTTACATTCCAAACATTAAAAGAGATGCCAATAAAACACCTGGTGAGGTATATGAATACCATTCGCCTAATGTAGATGTTATCGGGCTTATAATTATAAGAGTAATGAATCAACCCCTGGAAGAATTGGTGTCGGAGCATATTTGGCAAAAACTGGGAGTGGAACACGACGCACAATTTATGGCCGATGTAACATTTCATGCCATTGCAACAGGTGGATTCAGTACCACACTTCGCGATTTTGCCCGCTTTGGTTACACTGTTCTAAACGACGGAGTATTTAACGGACAGCAAATTATTCCAAAAGCCTTTATCGAAGACACATATGCTTTAACACCCGGGGAATTTATGGCCGGACAACGAAGTGTTTACCGTGCCGATGCACAGGCATCTTCGTACGACAGAAACCTGGCAGGTTACAAAAACTTTTGGTGGATACACGATTCGGACAAAAAAATAATGACTGCACGCGGGGTTTACGGCCAGGGAATTTACATCGATAAAAGCAATAACATGGTAATTGCTCATTTCGGAAGTGCAGAAACAGCTTCGAATGCCACTCGTGAAAGTAGTAAGATAAAAATGGAAGCATTCAAATACATAGCCGGGAACTTAAAATAG
- a CDS encoding DEAD/DEAH box helicase: protein MKFEDLKLHPAILKALKDENYTEPTSIQAQAIPLVVEKHDVLGSAQTGTGKTAAFAIPIIQHLINNSRHEKGRRRIKALVVTPTRELAIQIGDSFNAYGKYSNLQNTVIFGGVPQNPQVRQLQKGIDILVATPGRLLDLISQNHISLQHIKYFVLDEADRMLDMGFIHDINKLLKLLPKQRQSLFFSATMPKKIVKLSQQILVNPKKVAVNPVSSTAETIQQQIYCTNKSDKKNLLLHILKNQELEQVLLFSRTKHGADRIVRNLRHKKIESAAIHGEKSQNQRQKALLRFKKGEIRVLVATDIAARGIDIDKLRYVINYDIPNEPETYVHRIGRCGRAGEEGVAISLCEPEENAYVKSIEKLIKLKIDVAGNNPFPQTERPMNASEKKEFEAEKQRKRQEYFANRNKKRGNQNPGFRRKKR, encoded by the coding sequence ATGAAATTTGAAGATTTAAAATTGCATCCTGCCATACTAAAGGCATTAAAGGATGAAAACTATACGGAACCAACCTCCATTCAGGCACAGGCAATTCCACTGGTAGTAGAAAAACATGATGTATTGGGTAGTGCACAAACCGGCACCGGTAAAACGGCCGCGTTCGCCATTCCTATTATTCAGCATTTAATAAACAATTCGCGACACGAAAAGGGAAGGCGACGGATTAAAGCGCTGGTGGTTACCCCTACCCGCGAGTTGGCCATACAAATAGGCGACAGTTTTAATGCCTATGGCAAATACAGCAACCTGCAAAACACGGTTATTTTTGGAGGGGTACCGCAAAACCCGCAGGTGCGACAATTGCAAAAAGGCATAGATATACTGGTTGCAACACCGGGCCGATTGCTCGATTTAATCAGTCAGAATCACATTTCGCTGCAGCATATAAAGTATTTTGTGTTAGACGAGGCCGACCGAATGCTCGACATGGGGTTTATTCACGACATTAACAAACTGCTGAAGCTGTTGCCTAAACAGCGGCAGTCGTTGTTTTTTTCGGCTACTATGCCCAAAAAGATAGTAAAGCTTTCGCAACAGATTCTGGTGAACCCGAAAAAGGTGGCAGTGAACCCGGTTTCGTCAACTGCCGAAACCATACAGCAGCAAATCTATTGCACCAATAAAAGCGATAAAAAGAACCTGCTGTTGCACATTCTTAAAAATCAAGAACTGGAGCAGGTACTCTTGTTTTCGCGGACGAAACATGGTGCCGACCGGATTGTGCGCAACCTGCGTCATAAAAAAATCGAGAGTGCAGCCATTCATGGCGAAAAGAGTCAGAATCAACGTCAAAAAGCCTTATTACGATTCAAGAAAGGTGAAATACGGGTACTGGTTGCCACCGATATTGCGGCACGGGGAATTGATATTGACAAACTCCGTTATGTAATTAACTACGACATACCCAACGAGCCCGAAACCTATGTGCACCGTATTGGCCGCTGTGGCCGGGCCGGCGAAGAAGGTGTGGCCATTTCGCTGTGCGAACCGGAAGAAAACGCCTATGTGAAAAGCATTGAAAAGTTGATAAAACTAAAAATCGATGTGGCCGGTAACAATCCTTTTCCGCAGACCGAAAGGCCGATGAACGCTTCTGAGAAGAAAGAGTTTGAAGCAGAAAAACAACGGAAACGGCAGGAGTATTTTGCCAACCGTAATAAGAAGCGCGGAAACCAGAATCCGGGATTTAGACGAAAGAAAAGGTAG
- a CDS encoding cation transporter, which produces MDKTVFLIAKMDCPSEENLIRMKLDGISGIKNLDFDISKRTLTVFHQGQLQQIEKSISELNLGGKKLATENAGQITFEENTNQKKLLWTVLAINFVFFLLEITTGLISKSMGLVADSLDMLADAFVYGISLFAVGGTLAKKKRIAKLAGYFQIVLAVIGFAEVLRRFLGAEKMPDFTTMIFISVLALIANSICLYLLQKSKSKEEAHMKASMIFTSNDVIINLGIISAALLVNWLNSNKPDLIIGAIVFVLVIQGAIRILKIGK; this is translated from the coding sequence ATGGATAAAACAGTTTTTTTAATAGCAAAAATGGACTGTCCTTCAGAGGAAAATTTGATCCGGATGAAATTAGATGGTATTTCGGGTATTAAAAATCTCGATTTCGATATTTCTAAGCGTACATTAACGGTATTTCATCAGGGGCAGCTTCAGCAAATAGAAAAATCGATTTCTGAATTAAATCTGGGCGGAAAAAAACTGGCCACCGAAAATGCCGGGCAAATCACGTTCGAAGAAAACACAAACCAGAAAAAACTGCTTTGGACTGTTCTTGCCATAAACTTTGTATTTTTTCTACTTGAAATAACAACCGGATTGATCTCAAAATCGATGGGCCTGGTTGCCGATAGTTTAGATATGCTTGCCGATGCGTTTGTTTACGGAATTAGCCTTTTTGCCGTTGGAGGAACCCTTGCCAAAAAGAAACGAATTGCAAAACTTGCCGGATACTTTCAGATAGTACTGGCAGTAATTGGGTTTGCCGAAGTTTTAAGACGCTTTTTAGGAGCAGAAAAAATGCCCGACTTCACTACCATGATTTTTATCTCGGTTTTGGCATTAATTGCAAACAGCATTTGTTTGTATTTACTGCAAAAATCGAAAAGCAAGGAAGAGGCGCATATGAAAGCAAGTATGATTTTTACCTCAAACGACGTAATTATTAATTTGGGAATTATTTCGGCCGCCCTGCTTGTAAACTGGTTAAATTCCAATAAACCCGACTTAATAATCGGGGCAATCGTTTTTGTGTTGGTCATTCAGGGAGCAATACGAATTTTAAAAATCGGGAAATAA
- a CDS encoding adenylate/guanylate cyclase domain-containing protein produces MEEVKTIEAKHIFIDIVNYTHNRSVEAQTDLIKYLNDFVTKSMEEEKIPPEQKIFIPTGDGMCITLLNISIPFDIHIRIALNILKRINEHNNSIEDDMRKFDIRIGINENTDNLIIDINNNKNISGAGINYASRIEGQGDSGQILVGNAVFEKLVQREKYMKSFNSYSTTVKHGLPLKVHQYKNESLKYLNNETPSKFKPAPQKIFRLSEIQAYYLASCIKNEDFIIKNLDGAQSNYSMRVLLIQLAEDLYEKTKVTKTNPNLRIKVKRELQEHFIYIQSVDFWLVCDLDKLNKEKHLSVMGSMFTEEYLIVNDRGKKQLKNDFPEICKQFEIE; encoded by the coding sequence ATGGAAGAAGTAAAAACAATAGAGGCAAAACATATTTTTATTGATATCGTAAATTACACCCATAACCGAAGTGTTGAAGCGCAAACAGATTTGATTAAGTATTTGAATGATTTTGTGACAAAGTCAATGGAGGAAGAAAAAATTCCTCCAGAACAAAAAATATTTATACCTACAGGTGATGGAATGTGTATAACATTGTTAAATATTTCTATTCCATTCGATATCCATATTAGAATTGCCCTGAATATATTAAAAAGGATAAATGAACATAACAATTCGATTGAAGATGATATGAGAAAATTTGATATTAGAATTGGAATAAATGAGAATACAGATAACCTAATAATTGATATTAACAATAATAAGAATATATCTGGCGCAGGAATAAACTATGCATCTAGAATTGAAGGTCAAGGAGATTCAGGTCAGATTCTCGTGGGTAATGCGGTTTTTGAAAAACTTGTACAGAGAGAAAAATACATGAAATCGTTTAACTCATATTCAACCACAGTAAAACATGGCCTCCCATTAAAAGTACATCAATATAAAAATGAATCCCTTAAGTATTTAAACAATGAAACTCCAAGCAAATTTAAACCTGCTCCTCAAAAAATATTTAGATTGTCAGAGATACAAGCATACTATCTGGCAAGTTGTATTAAAAATGAAGATTTTATAATTAAAAATTTAGATGGAGCTCAAAGTAATTATTCCATGCGAGTTTTGTTGATACAATTAGCAGAAGACTTATATGAGAAAACGAAAGTCACAAAGACAAATCCAAATCTACGAATAAAAGTTAAAAGAGAATTACAAGAGCATTTTATATATATACAATCTGTTGATTTTTGGTTAGTTTGTGATTTAGATAAATTGAATAAAGAAAAGCACTTGTCGGTAATGGGCTCAATGTTCACAGAAGAATATTTAATAGTTAATGACAGAGGAAAGAAACAGTTAAAAAATGACTTTCCTGAGATTTGCAAACAATTTGAAATAGAATAA
- a CDS encoding DUF6261 family protein: MKKILFSYFTLAALTALVQKIVNLLSAQLPEHQMVQTILTRFQPQLQTALQAIGSSTKTSLTAVVKSADTRRDNTFLSLRDHIKAGLRRQNDSYRLACEVLWPEFEKNDLNLYYLARDNETAAINSLLADLRKPENAPHLVTTNTADWVTELDNDNQAYVAASAQRSAARSADDTVHDAEAFKDLKTSLDLLENILNTMLAMNDPRGIDTVVNEISQYIAEANAAAKQSQSNNNGEEENNDTTSEVPSAD; encoded by the coding sequence ATGAAAAAAATTCTTTTCTCCTATTTCACATTGGCAGCATTAACTGCTTTGGTTCAAAAAATCGTTAATCTTTTAAGTGCACAACTTCCCGAACACCAAATGGTTCAAACCATATTAACACGTTTTCAGCCCCAGTTGCAAACCGCCCTTCAGGCCATTGGAAGCTCCACCAAAACATCATTAACCGCTGTTGTAAAATCAGCCGATACGCGCCGCGACAATACATTTCTTTCGCTGCGCGACCACATAAAAGCGGGATTACGTCGGCAAAACGACAGCTACCGTCTGGCATGCGAGGTTTTGTGGCCGGAGTTTGAGAAGAATGACCTAAACTTATATTATTTGGCACGCGATAACGAAACCGCAGCCATTAACAGTTTACTGGCCGACCTGCGAAAACCAGAAAACGCCCCGCACCTGGTAACTACCAACACTGCCGATTGGGTTACCGAGCTGGATAACGATAACCAGGCTTATGTAGCGGCATCGGCACAACGCAGTGCTGCCCGCTCGGCCGACGATACCGTGCACGATGCCGAAGCTTTTAAAGACCTGAAAACATCGCTCGATTTGCTGGAGAATATTCTGAATACCATGCTGGCCATGAACGACCCAAGAGGTATAGATACCGTTGTTAACGAAATATCGCAATACATAGCCGAAGCCAACGCAGCGGCTAAACAAAGCCAAAGCAATAACAACGGAGAAGAGGAAAATAACGATACAACTTCGGAAGTCCCGTCAGCGGACTAA
- a CDS encoding amidohydrolase, giving the protein MKTTIKRNWLIGMMIILMIFSAFTGVAQESTLPKSVIDKMEKVVDANAEYVQDIYKDIHEHAELPFMEFRTAGVVERELKKLGFEVHTEIGITGVVGILRNGDGPVLMYRGDMDALSIKEETGLPYASKQVVTNREGEEVPVSHMCGHDANTTFLIGLAHTMVEMKDQWAGTLVLVAQPAEEIVEGAQAMVDDGLYTKYNVPKPDYFLAQHTGPAPVGTITTTPGRIMTGTTHMDVTFHGIGGHGSSPHHAKDPVVMAGMAIVQLQTVVSRYTDPNEVAVLTIGSVQAGKDHNVIPTEAHLKLKLHFSNEETMNKMIKGIHDIVNSIALANDVPEEMMPTITQSGFGPAVYNDEDFINRIRSVTENVDFVNNRIDDFVSSGSEDAFALIDGLKNVKGAYLFLGGVTAEEFAQAQKEGKEFPFFVHEPYYHVSMEGITFGTKTAALIALDILQK; this is encoded by the coding sequence ATGAAAACAACGATTAAAAGAAATTGGCTAATTGGAATGATGATCATTCTGATGATTTTTTCTGCCTTTACAGGTGTGGCACAAGAAAGCACATTACCGAAATCGGTAATCGATAAAATGGAAAAGGTTGTAGATGCGAATGCAGAATATGTTCAGGATATTTACAAAGACATCCACGAACATGCTGAGTTGCCTTTTATGGAATTCCGTACAGCCGGGGTGGTTGAAAGAGAGTTAAAAAAACTGGGTTTTGAGGTACACACCGAAATAGGAATTACCGGTGTGGTAGGAATCCTAAGGAATGGCGACGGCCCGGTTTTAATGTACCGCGGCGATATGGATGCACTTTCGATTAAAGAAGAAACAGGATTGCCCTACGCCAGCAAACAGGTTGTAACAAACCGCGAGGGAGAGGAAGTACCCGTTTCGCACATGTGTGGACACGATGCCAACACAACCTTTTTGATCGGACTGGCACATACCATGGTAGAAATGAAAGATCAGTGGGCAGGAACTCTGGTACTGGTTGCTCAGCCGGCCGAAGAAATTGTTGAGGGAGCACAGGCAATGGTAGACGATGGATTGTATACCAAATACAATGTGCCTAAACCTGATTATTTTCTGGCACAACACACCGGGCCGGCTCCGGTGGGAACCATAACGACAACACCAGGCAGAATAATGACAGGGACCACGCACATGGATGTAACTTTTCACGGAATTGGCGGACATGGCTCTTCGCCGCATCATGCAAAAGACCCGGTGGTAATGGCCGGAATGGCAATCGTGCAGTTGCAAACAGTGGTATCGCGTTATACCGATCCGAACGAGGTGGCGGTGTTAACCATCGGTAGCGTGCAGGCAGGAAAAGATCACAATGTGATTCCTACTGAAGCGCATCTGAAACTAAAGCTGCACTTCTCGAACGAGGAGACCATGAATAAAATGATTAAAGGCATACACGACATTGTAAACAGCATTGCGCTGGCAAACGATGTGCCCGAAGAAATGATGCCTACCATCACGCAAAGCGGATTTGGCCCGGCAGTATACAACGATGAGGATTTTATCAACCGGATAAGAAGTGTAACCGAAAATGTTGATTTTGTAAACAACCGTATCGATGACTTTGTATCCTCCGGATCGGAAGATGCCTTTGCCCTGATAGACGGGCTGAAAAATGTAAAAGGTGCTTACCTGTTTTTAGGAGGCGTTACCGCTGAAGAGTTTGCACAGGCTCAAAAAGAGGGAAAAGAATTTCCGTTTTTTGTACACGAGCCCTATTACCATGTGTCGATGGAAGGAATAACTTTTGGAACAAAAACAGCCGCTTTAATAGCACTCGATATTTTGCAGAAGTAA
- a CDS encoding serine hydrolase domain-containing protein codes for MKTTLSILLAGLFLATACTQQPAETIKETTTEETMELSPVSDFKDGISPEKALEYRREYRTKDFLVNGDLGTYSFLNLPEFYQTATVYRGAGQVAMLEKEVDESLLNTMTDTDLGKMPLKDLLKDEQARIQGVLVIHDGKIVLEEYPGMRELDQHCWASSAKQLLGLTVHILEEEGLIDLEKSVTHYIPEYNSSDWKKVKVKDLLHHTSGMDYVETNANFMNPEHPLAVWTANSLASRFEESKKSAFDIIKDVKSYIEPGVKYDYASPNTQILGFIIERVTGEKYEDVISERIWTQVGMESDGHYVLSAQGEPLSAGAFSSRLRDFGRFALLYTPSWDKVADTQIVSDTYWEKVYDNSLADALKRGVETDKSKYFKDGQSHATYQWDLVFDDGDLFKAGRYGQGIYVSPETNTVVVYFSSVYMNEVYFPGFARQLVQQHYR; via the coding sequence ATGAAAACGACATTAAGCATTTTGTTAGCCGGACTATTTTTGGCAACAGCCTGTACACAGCAGCCTGCAGAAACAATAAAAGAAACAACAACAGAAGAAACAATGGAGCTCTCACCAGTATCAGATTTTAAAGATGGCATTTCGCCTGAGAAAGCACTGGAATACCGCCGGGAATACCGCACTAAAGATTTTCTGGTAAACGGTGATTTGGGAACCTATAGTTTTTTGAATTTACCGGAGTTTTACCAGACAGCTACTGTTTATCGCGGAGCCGGGCAGGTGGCCATGCTTGAAAAAGAAGTGGATGAGTCGCTGTTAAATACCATGACGGACACTGATTTGGGAAAAATGCCGCTGAAGGATCTTTTAAAAGATGAGCAGGCCCGTATTCAGGGAGTGCTCGTGATTCATGATGGCAAAATTGTATTGGAAGAATACCCCGGCATGCGCGAGCTGGATCAGCACTGCTGGGCTTCGTCTGCAAAGCAGCTATTGGGATTGACGGTACATATTTTGGAAGAAGAAGGGTTAATTGATCTGGAGAAATCCGTCACCCATTACATTCCGGAATATAACAGCAGTGACTGGAAAAAAGTAAAGGTAAAGGACCTGCTGCACCATACCTCGGGTATGGATTATGTGGAAACCAATGCAAACTTTATGAATCCCGAGCATCCATTGGCGGTATGGACCGCAAACTCCCTTGCTTCACGTTTTGAGGAGAGTAAAAAATCCGCCTTTGATATCATAAAAGATGTAAAAAGCTATATCGAGCCGGGTGTAAAATATGATTACGCATCGCCAAACACGCAAATACTGGGCTTTATTATTGAGCGTGTTACCGGTGAAAAATACGAAGATGTAATAAGTGAGCGCATCTGGACTCAGGTGGGGATGGAAAGCGATGGCCATTATGTTTTGTCGGCACAAGGCGAACCCCTTTCCGCCGGCGCATTTAGTTCGCGACTTCGCGATTTCGGACGCTTTGCCTTATTGTACACGCCGAGTTGGGACAAGGTTGCCGACACACAAATTGTAAGCGATACCTACTGGGAGAAAGTTTATGACAACAGCCTGGCCGATGCTCTGAAGCGCGGTGTAGAAACCGATAAGTCGAAATACTTTAAAGATGGGCAATCGCATGCCACCTACCAGTGGGATTTGGTATTCGATGATGGTGATCTGTTTAAAGCCGGTCGTTACGGACAGGGAATTTATGTATCGCCCGAAACCAATACAGTGGTGGTGTATTTTTCGAGTGTATATATGAACGAAGTGTATTTTCCGGGTTTTGCGCGTCAGCTGGTACAGCAGCATTACAGGTAA
- a CDS encoding serine hydrolase — MKTTLSILMAGLFLAVACTQQPEENQKEEKEELLPVSVFRDGTTPEKAMEYRKAYRSRDFLINGDVGTYSFLNTPEFYQTTTVYRGAGQVAMLDKEIDETLLTTLTDTDIGKMPLSDLLSNEEARMQGLLVIHDGKIVLEEYPGMRELDKHSWFSASKQLVGLTVHILEEEGLIDLEQTVNHYIPEYDSDDWKRIKVKHLLHHVSGMDYVETNANFMNPEHPLSKAVTYSLSTRHEDAGESVFELLRNVESYIEPGVKYDYASPNTQILGFIIERVTGEKYEDVISERIWTQVGMESDGHYALSAQGEPLSAALYSSRLRDFGRFAMLFTPSWNKVADQQLVSDTYWAKVYDTTYADALKRGVETDKSKYFNGGQSHATYQWDLVFDDGDLFKAGRYGQGIYVSPETNTVVVYFSSVYMNDVYFPGFARQLIQQHYR, encoded by the coding sequence ATGAAAACGACATTAAGTATTTTAATGGCAGGTTTGTTTCTGGCAGTCGCATGCACACAACAGCCTGAAGAGAATCAAAAAGAAGAAAAAGAAGAACTACTACCAGTTTCAGTATTTCGAGATGGAACAACACCTGAAAAAGCAATGGAATACCGAAAAGCCTATCGAAGCCGGGATTTCCTGATAAATGGCGATGTGGGAACCTATAGTTTTTTAAATACCCCCGAGTTTTATCAAACAACAACTGTTTACCGGGGGGCGGGGCAGGTGGCAATGCTTGATAAAGAAATTGACGAAACCTTGTTAACTACCCTCACCGATACCGATATTGGTAAAATGCCTTTAAGCGATCTTTTAAGCAACGAAGAAGCTCGTATGCAGGGGCTGTTGGTAATTCACGACGGTAAAATTGTATTGGAAGAGTATCCCGGTATGCGCGAGCTGGACAAACACAGCTGGTTTTCGGCATCGAAACAGTTGGTAGGATTAACCGTGCATATTCTGGAAGAAGAAGGATTAATAGACCTTGAACAAACCGTTAACCATTACATTCCAGAATACGATAGCGACGATTGGAAAAGGATAAAAGTAAAACATCTGTTGCACCATGTGTCGGGGATGGATTATGTAGAAACCAACGCCAATTTTATGAATCCGGAGCATCCGTTATCAAAAGCCGTTACTTATTCGCTGAGTACACGCCACGAAGATGCCGGTGAGTCTGTTTTTGAATTACTCAGGAATGTAGAGAGTTATATTGAACCGGGTGTAAAATACGATTACGCTTCGCCAAATACACAAATACTGGGCTTTATTATCGAGCGAGTTACCGGTGAAAAATACGAAGATGTAATAAGCGAGCGCATCTGGACACAGGTGGGAATGGAAAGCGATGGACATTATGCCTTGTCGGCACAGGGAGAACCATTATCAGCAGCCTTGTATTCATCTCGCTTGCGCGATTTTGGCCGGTTTGCAATGTTGTTCACTCCAAGCTGGAATAAAGTAGCCGATCAGCAACTTGTGAGCGATACTTATTGGGCCAAAGTATATGATACCACATATGCCGATGCATTAAAACGCGGCGTGGAAACCGATAAATCGAAATACTTTAATGGCGGGCAGTCGCATGCTACATACCAGTGGGATTTGGTATTCGACGATGGGGACCTGTTTAAAGCCGGTCGTTACGGGCAGGGTATTTATGTATCGCCCGAAACCAATACAGTGGTCGTTTATTTCTCGAGTGTATACATGAACGATGTTTATTTCCCCGGTTTTGCCCGTCAGCTTATTCAGCAGCATTACAGGTAA